CAGGCTTCACCGCGTGACTGGTGGTCGGCGAGGGCGTTGATCCATTGATGCATGATGCAACCTCTCTCAAGAGTGATGCGGCCCCCGCCTCTGTGGGAGCGGCCTTGTGTCGCGAAAGGCTCGCGAAGCGGGCCCAAAATCTGTGAAGCAACGAAGATCCTCGGGGCCGCTTCGCGCCCCATTCGCGACACAAGGCCGCTCCCACAGGGGGGGCTTGTGCTGTCAGTGGGGCACGGTTTCCAGTTCAGCATCGGCAGGCACTGCCGCAGCCACCGCCTTGCGCATCTGCTCACAGCCCCACAACACCCGCTCCGGGGTGGCCGGGGCGTCGATGTCGGGCTGCACGCGGTAATCGGCAATACTCGCCACGGCATCCTTGAGCGCACACCAAGCGGCAATGCCGAGCATGAACGGCGGCTCGCCCACGGCCTTGGAGTGGAACACGGTGTCTTCCGGGTTCTTGCGGTTTTCCACCAGCTTCACCCGCAGGTCCAGCGGCATGTCGGCCACTGCCGGTATCTTGTAGCTGGCCGGGCCGTTGGTCATAAGCTTGCCCTTGGCGTTCCACACCAGCTCTTCGGTGGTCAGCCAACCCATGCCCTGGATGAAGCCACCTTCTACCTGGCCAATGTCGATGGCCGGGTTAAGCGAGTCGCCCACGTCGTGCAGGATGTCGGCGCGCAGCATTTTGTACTCGCCGGTGAGCGTGTCGACGATCACTTCCACGCAGGCCGCGCCGAAGGCGAAGTAGTAGAAAGGCCGGCCTCGTGCCTGGCTGCGGTCGTAGAAAATCTTCGGCGTGCGGTAGAAGCCGGTGCTCGACAGCGACACCTGGGCGAAATACGCCTGTTGCACCAGTTGCTCGAAGCTGACGATCTGGTCGCGCACGCGCACATGGCCGTTGCGGAATTCCACATCTTCTTCAGTCACCTGGTAATGCCGTGCTGCGAACTCGGTGAGGCGCTTCTTGAGGATTTCAGCCGCGTTCTGCGCGGCCTTGCCGTTCAGGTCGGCACCGCTGGAGGCAGCGGTCGGCGAGGTGTTGGGCACCTTGTCGGTGTTGGTGGCGGTGATCTGGATGCGGCTGAAATCCACCTGGAAGATTTGCGCCACCACCTGTGCCACCTTGGTGTTGAGGCCCTGGCCCATCTCGGTGCCGCCGTGGTTCAGGTGGATGCTGCCGTCGGTGTAGATGTGGATCAGCGCACCGGCCTGGTTGAGGAAGGTGGCGGTGAATGAGATGCCGAACTTCACCGGGGTCAGCGCCAGGCCCTTTTTCAGTACCGGGCTATTGGCGTTGAAGCGGCGGATCGACTCGCGGCGCTCGGCGTAGTCGCTGCTGGCTTCGAGTTCGGCGGTCATTTCTTCGAGCATGTTGTGCTCGACGGTCTGGTAGTAGTGGGTGACGTTGCGCTCGGTTTTGCCGTAATAGTTGGCCTTGCGCACCGCCAGCGGGTCACGGCCCAGGTGTCGGGCGATGTGATCCATCACCTGCTCGATGGCGACCATGCCCTGCGGGCCGCCAAAGCCACGGTAGGCAGTGTTGGAAGCGGTGTTGGTCTTGCAGCGGTGGCCGTGCACGGTGGCATCGCCCAGGTAGTAGGCGTTGTCGGAGTGGAACATGGCGCGGTCGACGATCGAGCCGGACAGGTCGGGCGAGTAGCCGCAGTTGCCGGCCAGGTCGAGGTTGATGCCGTGCAGGCGGCCGTCGTCATCGAAGCCTACGTCGTACTCGACGTAGAACGGGTGGCGCTTGCCGGTCATCATCATGTCTTCGACGCGCGGCAGGCGCATCTTGGTCGGCTGGCCGGTCAGGCGGGCAACCACCGCGCACAGGCAGGCAGGGCTGGCGGCCTGGGTTTCCTTACCGCCAAAACCGCCGCCCATGCGGCGCATGTCGAGCACCACCTTGTTCATCGGTACGTCGAGCACTTCGGCGACCAGCTTTTGCACTTCGGTGGGGTTTTGGGTGGAGCAGAACACGATCATGCCGCCGTCTTCGGTGGGCATCACCGACGAAATCTGGGTTTCCAGGTAGAAGTGTTCCTGGCCACCGATGTGCAGGGTGCCCTGCAGGCGGTGCGGGGCGCTGGCCAGCGCGGTGGCCGAATCACCGCGCTGGTGGGTGTGGCTGTCGAGCACGAAATGCTTCTTGCGCAAGGCGTCGACTACGTCCAGCACCGGCTCAAGGTCTTCATATTCGACGATGGCGGCCATGGCGGCGCGGCGTGCGGTTTCCAGGTCGCGGGCGGCCACGGCGAGTACCGGCTGGCCGAAGAACTCGACCTTGTCGATGGCCAGCAGCGGGTCACCGGCCACCACCGGGCCGATGTCCTTCAGGCCCGGGATGTCTTCATGGGTGATGGCGATGCGCACACCCTCGAAGGTGTAGCACGGCGTGGTGTCGATGCGCACGATGCGCGCATGGGCACGGTCGGCGGTGCGTGCATACACATGCAACTGGTTGGGGAATTCCAGGCGGTCATCGATATAAACCGCTTCGCCGGCCACGTGCTTGTCGGCGCTGTCGTGCTTGACGCTGCGGCCAACCCCGGTGGTCAGGTCCTGGCTGAACAGTTCGGCCATCTCGGCCTGGCTCTTGACGGCGTGATGGTTAGACATAGTCGGTCACCCGGGTTTCGATGTGCGGCGTTTGCAGTTCGATGAAGTATTTGCGCAGCAGGTTCTGTGCGGTCAGCAGGCGGTATTCCTTGCTGGCGCGGAAGTCGCTGAGCGGGGTGAAGTCTTCGGCCAGGGCCTGGCAGGCGCGCTCCAGGTTGGCCTGGTTCCAGGGCTTGCCGCGCAGCGCGGCTTCGCAGGCGCGGGCGCGTTTGGGGATGGCCGCCATGCCGCCGAAGGCGATGCGCACACCGCTGACCACGCCGTTTTCAATGCTCAGGTTGAAGGCACCGCACACCGCCGAAATGTCGTCATCCAGGCGCTTGGACACTTTGTAGGCGCGGAACGCCCAGTCGTTGCTGGCTCGCGGCACGATGATCTTCTCGATGAATTCGCTGTCCTGGCGGGCAGTGATGCGGTAGTCGATGAAGTAGTCTTCCAGCGGCATCGTGCGCTGGCGCTCGCCCTGGCGCAGGACGATCTGCGCGTCCAGCGCGATCAGCAGGGGTGGCGAGTCGCCAATTGGCGAGGCGTTGCCGATGTTGCCGCCCAGGGTGCCCTGGTTGCGGATCTGCAGCGAGGCAAAGCGGTGCAGCAGGTCGCCGAAGTCCGGGTATTCCTCGTTAAGCGCGCCGTAGCAGTCGGTGAGCGGGGTGGCGGCACCGATTTCCAGGTGGCTGGCGGTCTTGTCGATGCGCTTGAGCTCGGCCACATGGCCCACGTAGATCATCACCGGCAGCGTTTTATGAAACTGCGTGACTTCCAGTGCCAGGTCGGTACCGCCGGCCAGCAGGCGGGCTTCGGGGTGCGAGCTGTACAGATCGGCCAGGTCGGCCACGGTCAGTGGCACCAGGCAGCGTTTGTCGCCGCTGTTGAGTTCGCCGGTCTGGGTGGGTGCGATGGCTTTGAGGCGGGCGATGGTTTGCGCCTGCTGGGCATCGAACTGGTCGCGGCAGGGCTGGCGGCAGCTCTGTTCGGCGGCATCGAGGATTGGCCTGTAGCCGGTGCAGCGGCACAGGTTGCCGGCCAGCGCTTCCTGGGCCTGGTGCAGGTCATGGCCCTGGCTGTTCTTTTGCAGCGCGAACAGCGACATGACAAAACCTGGGGTGCAAAAACCGCACTGCGAACCATGGCAGTCAGCCATGGCCTGTTGCACGCTGTGCAGTTGGCCTTGGTGCTTGAGGCCTTCGACGCTGATCAGTTGCTTGCCGTGCAGGGACGAGACGAATGTCAGGCACGAGTTGAGGCTGCGGTAACGCAGGCTGTCTTCGCCGTGTTCGCCTTGGGTCAGCTCGCCGACCACCACGGTGCAGGCGCCGCAGTCGCCGCTGGCGCAGCCTTCTTTGGTGCCGGGTTTGCCCAGGTGCTCGCGCAGGTACTGCAGCACCGTCATGTTCGGGTCCAGGGCGTGCTCACTACGCAGCTCCTGGTTGACGAGAAACTGGATCACGGGGATGGCCTCGCAATGGTTTTATTGTTGTTGAGCGGACAATAAGCAGACCTGACAAACTGGTCAATAAATTTTTGACTCAAAGGTCAGGAAATCGCTCATGGTCACCCTCAACTGAAATCGCTGCGCTTGTTACAAGCATAGATCGCGCCGCCCGGCTGGCTGTCTGGCGGGTCAAATAAACCGCGCTGCCCCTCTGCGCGAGTGCTGGCCAAGTGCGCTACAATCGCCCCCTTGTAACCAGCCCAATGATTTTGAAGGAAAACCATGACGTTCAAGGCGCCGGACAGCCTCTCCGAGCAGATTGCCGACTATCTGGCAGAGCGCATCATCCGCGGCGAACTTGCGCCGGGCGAGCGCATTCAGGAGCAGAAGGTCACCCAGGCGCTGAATGTAAGCCGCGGCTCGGTGCGCGAGGCGCTGCTGATTCTCGAACGTCGCCACCTGATCGCGATCCTGCCGCGACGTGGCGCCCATGTCACCGAACTGGACGAGCACAGCGTACGCAGCCTGTGCGCCCTGATGGGGGAGTTCTACATCCTGCTGGGCAACGCGGTTGCGCAAAAATGGCGCCTCGAAATCGACCTGCGCCCGTTTCTGGACATCCAGCAGCGCCTGCGCCATGCCAGTGATGGCCAGGACATCAAGGCGTTCGTCGGCGAAAGCTTTGCCGTGATGCGTGCTGCCTACCCGTTCGCCGACAACCCGTACCTGCAGGAAACCGTGGAAAACCTGCAGCCGGCCATGAGCCGCGCCTATTACCTGGCCCTGGACCAGCGCCAGGCCAACATGAGCGACTACCTCGAACTGTTCGCCCGCCTGCTCGACGCTGTGGTCGCCCGCGACCTGCCGCGCATCCGCGAGGTGCTCACCGCCTACTGCCAGCGCAGCTGCGAACTGGTACTGGCGGCGCTGGCCAGGGCCTGACCGATGCGCCTGAAGTGCATTCGCCTGGCCGGGTTCAAGTCGTTCGTCGACCCGACCACGGTCAACTTCCCCAGCAACATGGCGGCCGTGGTCGGCCCCAACGGTTGCGGCAAGTCCAACATCATCGACGCGGTGCGTTGGGTGATGGGCGAAAGCTCGGCAAAAAACTTGCGCGGCGAGTCGAT
The genomic region above belongs to Pseudomonas sp. PSKL.D1 and contains:
- the xdhA gene encoding xanthine dehydrogenase small subunit, yielding MIQFLVNQELRSEHALDPNMTVLQYLREHLGKPGTKEGCASGDCGACTVVVGELTQGEHGEDSLRYRSLNSCLTFVSSLHGKQLISVEGLKHQGQLHSVQQAMADCHGSQCGFCTPGFVMSLFALQKNSQGHDLHQAQEALAGNLCRCTGYRPILDAAEQSCRQPCRDQFDAQQAQTIARLKAIAPTQTGELNSGDKRCLVPLTVADLADLYSSHPEARLLAGGTDLALEVTQFHKTLPVMIYVGHVAELKRIDKTASHLEIGAATPLTDCYGALNEEYPDFGDLLHRFASLQIRNQGTLGGNIGNASPIGDSPPLLIALDAQIVLRQGERQRTMPLEDYFIDYRITARQDSEFIEKIIVPRASNDWAFRAYKVSKRLDDDISAVCGAFNLSIENGVVSGVRIAFGGMAAIPKRARACEAALRGKPWNQANLERACQALAEDFTPLSDFRASKEYRLLTAQNLLRKYFIELQTPHIETRVTDYV
- a CDS encoding GntR family transcriptional regulator; amino-acid sequence: MTFKAPDSLSEQIADYLAERIIRGELAPGERIQEQKVTQALNVSRGSVREALLILERRHLIAILPRRGAHVTELDEHSVRSLCALMGEFYILLGNAVAQKWRLEIDLRPFLDIQQRLRHASDGQDIKAFVGESFAVMRAAYPFADNPYLQETVENLQPAMSRAYYLALDQRQANMSDYLELFARLLDAVVARDLPRIREVLTAYCQRSCELVLAALARA
- the xdhB gene encoding xanthine dehydrogenase molybdopterin binding subunit, with the protein product MSNHHAVKSQAEMAELFSQDLTTGVGRSVKHDSADKHVAGEAVYIDDRLEFPNQLHVYARTADRAHARIVRIDTTPCYTFEGVRIAITHEDIPGLKDIGPVVAGDPLLAIDKVEFFGQPVLAVAARDLETARRAAMAAIVEYEDLEPVLDVVDALRKKHFVLDSHTHQRGDSATALASAPHRLQGTLHIGGQEHFYLETQISSVMPTEDGGMIVFCSTQNPTEVQKLVAEVLDVPMNKVVLDMRRMGGGFGGKETQAASPACLCAVVARLTGQPTKMRLPRVEDMMMTGKRHPFYVEYDVGFDDDGRLHGINLDLAGNCGYSPDLSGSIVDRAMFHSDNAYYLGDATVHGHRCKTNTASNTAYRGFGGPQGMVAIEQVMDHIARHLGRDPLAVRKANYYGKTERNVTHYYQTVEHNMLEEMTAELEASSDYAERRESIRRFNANSPVLKKGLALTPVKFGISFTATFLNQAGALIHIYTDGSIHLNHGGTEMGQGLNTKVAQVVAQIFQVDFSRIQITATNTDKVPNTSPTAASSGADLNGKAAQNAAEILKKRLTEFAARHYQVTEEDVEFRNGHVRVRDQIVSFEQLVQQAYFAQVSLSSTGFYRTPKIFYDRSQARGRPFYYFAFGAACVEVIVDTLTGEYKMLRADILHDVGDSLNPAIDIGQVEGGFIQGMGWLTTEELVWNAKGKLMTNGPASYKIPAVADMPLDLRVKLVENRKNPEDTVFHSKAVGEPPFMLGIAAWCALKDAVASIADYRVQPDIDAPATPERVLWGCEQMRKAVAAAVPADAELETVPH